The DNA window CCCGCCATGATTGCCTTTGCGATCGGCGCGCTGTTTCTCGTGCCCATTGGCATGTGCTTTGGCGAGCTCACGGCGGCCATCCCCATCTCGGGCGGCATCATCGAGTACGTGGACCGCACGTTTGGCCGCAAGATGGGCTTCATCACCGGCTGGATGCTCCTTTTGGGCAACGCCCCGCTTTGCCCCTGGGAGGCCATCGCCATCTCGACGCTGCTCACGGACCGCTTCGCGGAGTTCCCGGCCCTTGCGTGGCTGCGCAGCGTCAAGCTCTACACGATCCTGGGCGCAGACGTCTACCTGTGGCCCACGGTCATAGCCCTGGCGTTTGCGGCGCTCGTCATCTTCCTGAACCTGCGCGGCGCGGGCGCGGCGGCAAAGCTGTCGAGCTTCCTTACCAAGGCGCTGCTCGCGGGCATGGTGCTCGCCATGGTCATCAGCTTCATGACGGGCTCGCCTGACAACGCCATGCCGGTGTTCTCGCAGGTTGCCGATGCGGCGGGCGGCAGCGCCACCGAGGCCACGAGCCTTCTGGGCGGCATCGTGGCGGTGCTCGTCATGACGCCGTTCTTCTATGCGGGCTTCGACACCATCCCCCAGCAGGCCGAGGAGGCCTCCGAGAACATCGACTGGAAGAAGTTCGGCCTCATCCCGGCCATCGCGCTTCTCGCGTCGGGCGTGTTCTACCTCGTGTGCATCTACAGCTTTGGCACCATCGTGGACTGGCATGAGTTCGTGCGCAGCTCCGTGCCGGCGCTGGCCGTGCTCGAGCGCATCAACGTCTTCTTCTACGTCGCGATGCTCATCATCGCCACGCTTGGTCCCCTGGGCCCCATGAACTCGTTCTTTGGCGCCTCGAGCCGCCTCATGCTCGCCATGGGCCGCAAGGAGATGCTGCCGGAGAGCTTCGCCCAGATCGACCCGAAGTCCGGCGTCCCCAAGAAGGCCATCGTGGTCATGAGCGTGCTGACGCTCGTGGGCCCGTTCCTGGGCCGCAACATGCTCGTGCCGCTCACGAACGTGGCGTCGCTCGGCTTCATCTTCGCCTGCACCATGGCCGGCTTCGCGTGCTGGAAGCTGCGCCGCACCGAGCCCGACCTGCCGCGCCCCTACAAGGTCAACGGCGGCAAGGCGGGCATCGGCTGCGCCATCGTCGCGGGACTGGCCATCATCGCGCTCATGGTGGTGCCCTTCTCGCCGGCGGCGCTGTCGGGCATTGAGTGGGCCATCACGATCGGCTGGCTTGTCGCGGGCTTCGCGATCCTGGCGCTGTTTGGGTCGAAGCGCAAGGCGGCCACGGAAGAGCAATGAGGCAACGTGCACGCCGCATCCCGGCACGCAGGCAATAAATCGCAGGTAGCAAGTAGAAACGTCGTGTTTGGAGGAATCATCATGGGCAAGTACGCATTCGTGGGTGGCAGGCTCGTCGATGGTACCGGCGCCGCGCCGGTGGACGATTCGCTCGTCCTCGTCGACGACAAGAAGATCGTCTACGCGGGCCCGCGCACCGAGGTGCCGGCCGGCTATGACGTCGAGGACTGCACGGGCAAGACGGTCATGCCCGGCCTCATCGACACGCACCTGCACTTCTCGGGCAACCTCACCGATGACGACAACGACTGGGTCATCGAGACGCCCGCCCAGAAGCAAGCCTGCGCCGTCAAGCAGTCCTACGACGCGCTCACCCACGGCCTCACCACCGTGTGCGAGATCGGCCGCAACGGCATCGCCATCCGTGACCTCGTGAACATGGGCGTCATGAAGGGCCCGCGCATCTACGCCACGGGCCTGGGCTTCTGCCGCACCGCCGGCCACGGTGACTCCCACAAGCTGCCGCTGCAGGTCAGCAAGGACTCCCACCCCTGGGGCGACCAGGTGGACGGCCCGTGGGAGCTTCGCCACGCCGTGCGCCTGCGCCTGCGCGAGAACCCCGACGCCATCAAGATCTGGGCCACGGGCGGCGGCATCTGGCGCTGGGACTCCGGCCGCAGGCAGCTCATGAGCACCGAGGAGATCCAGGCCGTGGCCGAGGAGTGCAAGCTCACGGGCATCCCGCTGTGGAGCCACTCCTACAACTCGGTGAGCGCCGCCTATGACTCCGTGCGCTTTGGCGCCGAGCAGCTCATTCACGGCTTCGAGCTCGACGACAAGACCATGAACCTCATGGCCGAGCAGGGCACGTTCTTCACGCCCACCATCGGCTTCCTCCCCACCTGGTACGCCACCTACCCGCCCGAGGAGTCCGAGGCCAACGCCAAGTTCCCCGGCGACACCGTGGTGGAGCGCGAGCTGCAGCGCACCTACGCCAACCTGCGCCGCGCCAACGAGCTGGGCGTCACGCTCACCATCGGCTCCGACTCCTTCTCCTTCGTGACGCCGTATGGCTACGTCACGATCGACGAGATGTATGACTTCGTGGACAAGGCCGGCATCCCGGTGCTCGAGACGATCAAGGCCGCCACGCTCAACGGCGCCAAGATGGTCCATCACGAGGACGAGTTCGGCTCGCTCGAGGCCGGCAAGCTCGCCGACCTGCTCGTGGTCAAGGGCGACGTCGCCCGCAACATCCATGACCTCACGCCCGACAACATGGACGTCATCATGAAGGAGGGCGACAAGGTCATCAAGGGCGCCCTGTAGCGCCCGTCGGCTGCGGCTACCCCCTTCGCCGCATGCCGCAGCGGCCTCGTTGGCCGCATGGGGACGCGAACGTCCGCTCGCGTCCCTGTGGCTCCCCGTCGCGGAATCGTCTGCGGCGGGGAGCCTCTTTGTGGGTACAGACGCCATTGCGTGCGGGCAGACCGGGCCCGTCCCTATGGTGTGGAGGGGTATGGAATCCAGCGTTCAGAAGGTTCGTGCGTTCGAGGCCGCGGCTCGCCTGGGCAGCATGTCTCGCGCCGCCGAGGAGCTTGGCGTGGCGCAGTCGACGCTCAGCCGCTCGGTGGCAAGTCTGGAGCAGTCCTGGGGCGTGCGACTGTTCGACCGTCATGGGCCCATGCTCGCCCTCACGCGTGACGGCGAGCGGCTGCTTCCGGACGCCCGTGCCGTCTGCGAGGCGAGCGCGGCGCTGGCCCGTCACGTCTCGCGCATGAGCGCGCTGGAAGACGGCTGCGTGAGCATGGCGGCGCCGTCGAGCGTGGTGGCCATGCGCCTGCCCGGGCCGCTCGGGCGCTTCTCGGCAGAGCACCCCGGCGTCGAGGTGAGCATTTGCGAGTGCACGTACGGAGAGGCGGAGCGCCTGCTGCTGAACGGCACCGTTGAGCTGGCGTTCATTCCCAATCGCCTTGAGGAGCAGGGCTACATCTCCACCGTCTACGACAAGGACGAGATCGTGGTCGTGGCTCCCCGGGGCCACTTTGCGCCCGACTCCTCGAACATCCCGGTGGAGACGCTTCTCGGCGAGCGCTTCATCGCGGACACGGAGACCGCGCCCCTGCTCCAGCGCGAGCTCAGGGCCCCCTGCATCCACTGCGAGACGAGCAACATCACGGCTATCCTCGCCATGGTCGAGGCGGGCCTTGGCGTGTCGCTGCTGCCGAGCCTTGCGCTCGAGCGCACGGGATTCTCGCTTGACGTCCGCCACCTGGCCACGCCGGCGCATCGCGAGCTGTACCTGGTGCGCAGGCGCACGGCAGACCTGAGCCTCGCGGCGCAGGCGTTTCTCGGCTACCTGTAGGGCATGCGCTCCCGTGTACAATGAGTAACCGTTACCGCAGCTGAGCGCCACGCGCTCGCGAGCAGCGTTGGGGGAGCCATGGGCAAAGACGGCGTCACCGTCAAGGACATTGCGCAGATGGCGGGCGTTTCCGTGGCCACGGTCTCGCGCGTCATCAACCAGAACGGGCGCTTCTCGCCCGAGACGGAGCGACGCGTGCGCGAGGTCATCGAGAAGTGCAACTACCAGCCCAACCAGCTTGCCAAGGGCCTGCGGCAGCACAGGACCGCCTCGGTGGGCGTTGTGGTGCCAAACATCGCCAACGAGTTCTTCTCGTCCATGATCCTGGCGATGCAGACCGAGCTGTTCGCCCACGACTTCGCCTGCGTCATCTACAACACGAACGCCTCGCTCGACCTCGAGCGCCAGTGCCAGTCGCTGCTCGCCGCCCAGAGCGTGGCGGGCGTCATCGCCGTGAACAGCCTCGACGACGTGAGAAGCGCGCTCAAGCGCCCCGTTCCCACCGTCTACGTGGATCGCTTCGTGGACGACGACGGGGGAGGAAAGGTTGCCTGCATCTCCTCGGACAACGAGCTCAGTGGACACCTTGCCGCCCGCGAGCTGCTGCGGGGCGGCTGCCGCCGGCCAGCGCTCATCGAGGCGCGTGCGGACTCGCCCATCACGCGCCTGCGCACGAGGGGGTTCGTCGACGAGCTCGCGGTTGCCGGCGTCGAGCTCGACGAGGGCAACGTCAAATCCAGCGCCGTGACGTCGTTCGAGCGGGGGCATGCGCTCGTGAGCGAGCTCATCGAGGAGGGCCGCGAGTTCGACGGCGTCTTCTGCCAGGCGGACTGGCTTGCGATGGGAGCCCTCGAGGCGCTGCGCGAGCATGGCCTCTCGGTGCCGGGGGACGTGTGCGTCGTGGGACACGACGACATCTCCATCGCCAGGTTTGGGCGCCCGCCCATCACGACGATTCGCCAGGAGCCGGGCGTGCTTGGAAGGCGCGCGGCCGAGCTTCTCGTCCAGATGATGGCTGGCCAGGCGCCCGATGAGCAGCGGACCACCGTGCCCGTCAAGCTCGAGCGCCGCGAGTCGACGCGGACTGCTCGCTAGGGCGACATAACGCCGAGTGCTGCAAATCAGTCAGATAGAGGGTGCAAAGGGGCCCAAAGTGACTGATTTGCAGCGCTCGCGGATGGTTGATCCGCCGGTCGATTGGGTAATCGTTTACACAATTTGTCGAAATTGGCTTGCCTCTTGTTGCGTAAACGATTACCCTAAGAGCCAAGGAGGGTGAGTAAACGATTACTCACCACCACGAACAGCAGCACAAGCAGCCATTCGATAGGAGCACACCATGACCCGTCCGAAGATCGCCCCGTCGCTCATGTGCATGAACCCCATGAACGTCCAGCGAGACATCGAGGTGATGGACCGGGAGTTCGACCTGTACCACGTGGACATCATGGACGCGCACTTCTGCCCCAACATGGCCCTGACGCCGGCATTCACCAACGAGCTGCGCCGCCACAGCACGCTTCCCATCGACGTCCACCTCATGGTGGAGGACCCCGTCATGTTCACCGAGATGCTCGACCTGGGACCCCAGGACACCTACTCCTACCAGGCCGAGACGATCGAGCGCAACGCCTTCAGGCTCTCGAGCCGCGTGGCCGACAAGGGCAGCAAGTTCGGCGTGGTCCTGAGCCCGTCGACGCCGCTCGCCGCGATCGAGGGCTACAAGGAGCGCATCGACCTGCTCACGATCATGACCGTGGACACGGGCTTTGCCGGCCAGAAGTTCATCCCGGAGATGCTGCTCAAGATCAAGCAGGCCGTGGAGCTGCGCCGCGAGTACGGCCTCAAGTACCAGATCCAGCTCGACGGCGCCTGCAACCGCTCGACGTTCCGCGTGCTCAACAACACGGGCGCCGACATCCTCATCGTGGGCAACTCGGGCCTGTTCTCGCTTGCGCCCACGCTCCCCGAGGCCATCGACGAGTTCCGCGCGCAGTTCCTCGCCGAGACGGGCGTGGACCTCACTCCTCGCGACCGCGCCGCCTAGGTGGAGCTCTCGAGTACGATAGTCGCGACACTTTGCAATCGTACTTGGAGGCTTCATGTCTAACTGCCAGCACGAGGTGCTCTCGCCGGTCGACGGCGCGTACGTGCCCATCGAGTCCGTCGCCGACCCGGCGTTTGCCCAGAAGATGATGGGGGACGGCTTTGCCGTGGCGCCCTCGTCCGACGTGGTCGTGGCGCCGGTTGCCGGCGAGGTCGTGGCGAAGTGCCCCACGGGCCATGCCTTTGGCCTGCGCACGGACAACGGCCTGGAGCTCATCGTCCACGTGGGCATCGACACGGTCAACGAGGGCGGTGCCGGGTTCTCCTCCAAGGTCGAGAAGGGCCAGCGCGTTGCCGTGGGCGACGTCCTTGTCGAGTTCGACCGCGCGGCGCTTGCCGAGAAGGGCTACGACACGTCCGTGATCGTGGTGCTGCTCGCGGTGCCCGAGGGTCCCGGCGTCCAGAAGCCCGCCGCTGCGGGCGAGGCGATGGAGGCCGGCAAGACCGTTGCCGTCACGTTCTAGCAGCCGTATGTTGCGCTGATTGCGGGGCCGTCCTTGGGGGAGGACGGCCCTTTTTTTGTCCCGAGGGACGTGCTTATGAGCGGGTGACGCGCCCGTGCCACTCGTGACCGGCAAGCGGCTCGCAGCCGCTCGCAACCAGGTCGACGTCGCTTGCGACCAGCGTGTTGTTGCCGGGGTGCGCAGGCTCGTCGGGATACTCGGACACGAGCCAGACGTGGGCGAACTCGCGGGCGAACGTCTCGATGGTCTCGTACATGCTCGCGCTGGTACGTCCCTTAAGGGGAAAGCGCAGCGTGGCGAGGTAGCTGCCATCGCTCGCGAGATGCTCGTGGATGACGCGTGCCCCCTCGTCGCAGGCGAGCGGCCCCAGCGGCTTTCTGCCCGTGAACGCCTCGTTCACGATGAGGTCGAACGGCTCTGTCTGGCGGCGCAGCCATGCCCAGCCATCGTCGCAGGCGAGCGCGAAGCGCCCCGTCCCCGCGTACTCGCGCTCGAGGCGGTCGAGGCCAAACGACTCGCGGGCGATGTCGATGATCTTCTCGTCGATCTCTACGACGCTTACGCACACGGGCGGAAGATGCGTCACGAGCCACTTGGGAAACGAGAAGCCGCCGCCTCCGATGACGGCCGCACGAGAGAGCCGGGGCAGCTCGCTCACGATGCGCGCCTGCTCGCGCTGGTACTCGCAGGCAAGCTCGCTCCACAGCTCGTCGGTGGCATAGGC is part of the Parolsenella massiliensis genome and encodes:
- a CDS encoding amidohydrolase family protein, translating into MGKYAFVGGRLVDGTGAAPVDDSLVLVDDKKIVYAGPRTEVPAGYDVEDCTGKTVMPGLIDTHLHFSGNLTDDDNDWVIETPAQKQACAVKQSYDALTHGLTTVCEIGRNGIAIRDLVNMGVMKGPRIYATGLGFCRTAGHGDSHKLPLQVSKDSHPWGDQVDGPWELRHAVRLRLRENPDAIKIWATGGGIWRWDSGRRQLMSTEEIQAVAEECKLTGIPLWSHSYNSVSAAYDSVRFGAEQLIHGFELDDKTMNLMAEQGTFFTPTIGFLPTWYATYPPEESEANAKFPGDTVVERELQRTYANLRRANELGVTLTIGSDSFSFVTPYGYVTIDEMYDFVDKAGIPVLETIKAATLNGAKMVHHEDEFGSLEAGKLADLLVVKGDVARNIHDLTPDNMDVIMKEGDKVIKGAL
- a CDS encoding APC family permease — protein: MAGNPAQAGGMKKELTLFNFFTIGFGAIIGTGWVLLVGDWMVLGGGPVPAMIAFAIGALFLVPIGMCFGELTAAIPISGGIIEYVDRTFGRKMGFITGWMLLLGNAPLCPWEAIAISTLLTDRFAEFPALAWLRSVKLYTILGADVYLWPTVIALAFAALVIFLNLRGAGAAAKLSSFLTKALLAGMVLAMVISFMTGSPDNAMPVFSQVADAAGGSATEATSLLGGIVAVLVMTPFFYAGFDTIPQQAEEASENIDWKKFGLIPAIALLASGVFYLVCIYSFGTIVDWHEFVRSSVPALAVLERINVFFYVAMLIIATLGPLGPMNSFFGASSRLMLAMGRKEMLPESFAQIDPKSGVPKKAIVVMSVLTLVGPFLGRNMLVPLTNVASLGFIFACTMAGFACWKLRRTEPDLPRPYKVNGGKAGIGCAIVAGLAIIALMVVPFSPAALSGIEWAITIGWLVAGFAILALFGSKRKAATEEQ
- a CDS encoding spermidine synthase; the protein is MPTALIVFIALTVAGLLVHVLCMRILAWRGVTVRRTKFGLTLLFDTADDDGTPVRMLNVNGAFQSVAYATDELWSELACEYQREQARIVSELPRLSRAAVIGGGGFSFPKWLVTHLPPVCVSVVEIDEKIIDIARESFGLDRLEREYAGTGRFALACDDGWAWLRRQTEPFDLIVNEAFTGRKPLGPLACDEGARVIHEHLASDGSYLATLRFPLKGRTSASMYETIETFAREFAHVWLVSEYPDEPAHPGNNTLVASDVDLVASGCEPLAGHEWHGRVTRS
- a CDS encoding PTS glucose transporter subunit IIA, which gives rise to MSNCQHEVLSPVDGAYVPIESVADPAFAQKMMGDGFAVAPSSDVVVAPVAGEVVAKCPTGHAFGLRTDNGLELIVHVGIDTVNEGGAGFSSKVEKGQRVAVGDVLVEFDRAALAEKGYDTSVIVVLLAVPEGPGVQKPAAAGEAMEAGKTVAVTF
- a CDS encoding LacI family DNA-binding transcriptional regulator; this encodes MGKDGVTVKDIAQMAGVSVATVSRVINQNGRFSPETERRVREVIEKCNYQPNQLAKGLRQHRTASVGVVVPNIANEFFSSMILAMQTELFAHDFACVIYNTNASLDLERQCQSLLAAQSVAGVIAVNSLDDVRSALKRPVPTVYVDRFVDDDGGGKVACISSDNELSGHLAARELLRGGCRRPALIEARADSPITRLRTRGFVDELAVAGVELDEGNVKSSAVTSFERGHALVSELIEEGREFDGVFCQADWLAMGALEALREHGLSVPGDVCVVGHDDISIARFGRPPITTIRQEPGVLGRRAAELLVQMMAGQAPDEQRTTVPVKLERRESTRTAR
- a CDS encoding LysR family transcriptional regulator, whose product is MESSVQKVRAFEAAARLGSMSRAAEELGVAQSTLSRSVASLEQSWGVRLFDRHGPMLALTRDGERLLPDARAVCEASAALARHVSRMSALEDGCVSMAAPSSVVAMRLPGPLGRFSAEHPGVEVSICECTYGEAERLLLNGTVELAFIPNRLEEQGYISTVYDKDEIVVVAPRGHFAPDSSNIPVETLLGERFIADTETAPLLQRELRAPCIHCETSNITAILAMVEAGLGVSLLPSLALERTGFSLDVRHLATPAHRELYLVRRRTADLSLAAQAFLGYL